The genomic interval TTAAAAAACATCCTCTCTAAGCTCTCATAGCCAGAGGCAGTCCCCCCAAAAGTCTTTAATTTTTCGCCCTTAGGCCTTACCTGATCATAATTAAAAATAATGGTATTAATCTGTCGATATTCTTTGCGAGATAATATATTTAGATATATCTCTAAAGCCTGCACCCATCCTTCCTTGCTATCGCCAATAATAATATGTGCAGTATCTTTTTGAAATGCAACACTGGTTAGATCTTCTCTTTCTTCTTTGGGAACCGGTGAATAGGATTCATGAATTATTTTAATATTTGTCCTTACTTTCGGTAATTTCTGGATATCTGATTTTAGAACCCTAACTCCCACTCCCGTACCAATCATTAATAGATAAAACAAATCCCGAAAAGCACTGAACTTGTCTAACACCGTAAAGCTACAATTGAAATTAGACATAGGATATTTTAAGCTAACTTCCGTACCGCCAGTCCACAATGTTCGTCCGGCTAAAAATTGCCTTAGATGATAGATATTATCATAGAGGACTTCAGCTTCTTGTTGAGTAGTTTTAACCAGATTACAATTGAATTCCACTGCTCTTCTCGCTGCTTCCCACCAGTACTCTCTTCTCTTTTCTAAGGATAGCCATCTGGAGTAAGTACGATAATAAACAAATTGTCCTAATTGAGTGGGAAAAGGATTGGGAAGATGCTTATATTTACTTATGAATTCATCAGTTAATAATTTATGATTTTCTTTAGTTATTTCCCTTAACTTATCCCGTTGTTCCCGGTATAAAATATATACTTTGGCCACATCTTTTCGCTCACTGTTCATTAATTCCGTCTCTACCCTCTCCTGAATATCGGCAACTGTTACGTTTTCTATACTCCCTTTCAGGTCCTGTTCAATTTTTTGAGCAATATTAATACAGAGCTGTTCGTCTACTCCCTTGATTGTTTCCCTCATAGCCTGGGTAATAGCATTAATAATTTTTTTCTGGTCAAAATATTGTACTGTATTATTACGTTTAATAACCTTTAGCATGAAAATCCTCTCTATTTCTTTTAAATTATTATTTATAGGATATTCAAAGTATTTCTTCCCACTTGAATACCCTTTAACCCCACCTTAGTATATTTTAATTTTCTAACAAAATCTGCTGGACTAACTTGTTAGCATCTATTGTGTTTTAAAAAATATTTCTTCTCTGGTATTTTCACCTAAAATCATTCACACACAATCTTATTTGATTCTACTATAAATGGTTTTGAAGTAAAGTAGAAATTTATATTTATCTGCTCACCTTCTATTGAGCATAGCCAGAATTAATAGAATAAACAGGAAGGTGCCTATTCTTTGAGCAGCTCCAATAAAATAGGTAAAAGCAGCATGTCGCAAGACAATGGCTACCATCTTAATCTCTTCCTGATCAGCCAGACCAATCTCCTGTAAGGAATTTAAGGCACGATTACTGGCATTTAATTCCACCGGCAAAGATACCAGAGCGAAGACAACCATACCAAACAGAAGAAATAATCCGGTATAGATTAAGAATATATTTCTAAAAAAAATACCCCATACAAAAACCAGAGGACTTAATTGGCCCATTATAGCTAAAATTCTGGCCATTCTATTTCTTAAATTCATAAGTTGGAATCCCTGGTGTTCCTGTACAACGTGTTCTACCTCATGAGCAACAATACCCAAGGAGGTAACCGAAGATGTTTCGGCAATTTTTCTACAGAAATTAAGCGTTCTGTTTTGGGGATTGTAATAATTTACCATCTGCTTATTGGTCTGTAAAATTGGGATGTTTAGCCTATAAAAAGATAATAAATTCTGGGCAACTTCAATTCCTTTCTTTCCTTTTTTATTAGGTATTTGTAGATAATAATAATAGACTCGTCTAAGTCGCCACTGAGCAAACCATCCTAAAAGTACAGGCACAATAAGGAGTAAATAGATTGGTTTAAAAGTCAGCATCGGTTATCCTCACTTCTATTGCTATATTTTAGGGCAAATATTTCAGAATATTTATCTAGTGCTTTCCCAAGATAATTAGAAATCAACTGTTCTTACTATTTTATGGTTATCGCTAATCTGTAATCTTAAGGATACAAGCAGTTTATTTAGGCATTTTTCATATTTTGATATCTCTTATAGAAAAAGATTATGCTAACCACAGAAATCATAGCAATGAACAGAAAATACATTATTGAATTATCTAAATCACTTCCTGATAAGATACCATGAATTGCTGCCAGGAGAAAAGCAGGATAAAGCAAGCTGTGTATATATTTCCAGTATTTTGCTATATTTTTTCTCAAGAGGGCAGCAATAACTGCCATATAAATCAAGTATAAGGCAGGGCGACCGGCATTGGTTAAAAAACCATTCCAGGAATTAAAATGGGGAATAAATATGCTGGTAGTTCCAAAATCTATAGCCATAATCACGGGATGTAAGCTAATTAATATCAGTCCAACAATAGAAAAAAAGTGATGTATTCTTAAATAGTATACCCCAAAAATCTTTTTGCTTTCTTTCACCAGTAAACTTAGGAGAATAGCTATAAAAAGAGAGGTTAGCCCTGTCAAGCCGGCTATGCGGCGAATAAAGTGAAAAACATTAGCAAATCCATTGCTAAAAACAATAGTAATAGGAATGAGATAAAGAATTATAAATAAAAGATAGAAAAAAGAACGAATTCTAATCCATTGCTTAATCTTTTTTTCATTGTCTATCATGTTCTGCTCCTTTCAATTATTAGGATGGAAAACAAGATAATACTATTACCATTTTAGATTTTCTAACATATTAGCAAATAAAGTGCAAATATAAAATAACAACCAGGTTGTTTGATATTGCTATGGGCAACTTTATAGCTTTATTATAAGTAAGTATTTTCCCAGGCAATGCTTGAGATTTTAAAATCTAATACTTTTCATAGATGTAGTTAATAATCTGGTCTTCCCACAATTTTGGATTATTCTTTTCGCCACGAAAATTATTCTCCATCAAACAAAAAACAATATTCCGGCCACTTTTAGTCTGAAATATTCCGGCTAATCCAGAAGCAGAAGGTAAACTGCCTGTTTTAGCCCAGAGAGGAAAGGAAAATCTATTTTTAATGGTCCCTCTTTCTTCTGTACTGGCAAAAAAGTTTAGAATCTCTCGACCATATTTTTGATAAAGATAAGAAATAAATCCAACTATCTGAGCAGGTGTCAGTAGATTGTATTCAGAGAGACCACAGCCATCAACTATCAGGTAATCTTCACCCCATTGCATGCCAAACAGCTCATAGAATAGTTCTGAAAGCACTGTGATGGATTGTTCTATAGTAAAAGCCTGATCAGAATTAACCATTAATGGTAGAGTACGAAAAATAATTTCTGAGCTTTGATTATCACTCATTTTCATCATTTGCACTAAAATATTATCTAGGGTATCAGAATAGTGAATAGCCTTAATGCTAACATCCTCTTTAACCTGGTCAATCTTAATTCCTCCCTTAATCTGTATCCCCAATCGTAATAATTCACTGCAGAATATTTCTCCCCAGTTCATGGTCATGGTATCATAATAGGAAATATATTTTTCTTTGGCACTGTATCCTTTAATAGCCAAGGCACCTATCAGGGGATTCTGATCATCCCACATCCACCCCCTGCCTAAAAATTCTTCTTTCTGAAAGAAAAAATCATCCAGAATTAAATCACCATTAATCTGACCAATACGGTATTTATTTACAAAATTTTGGGCAATTTCCCTTATCATTTCCGGAGAATTGGTCGGATCTCCGCTCCCCTTAATATAGAGGTTACTCTGTATTTCACCGGGATTTGTACTGGAAAAATAAAAAAATGTAGGAAAACGATATTCCTCTCCTATAACTTCTAATGCCGCCAGTAAAGTCAATATTTTTACTAAAGAAGCCGGGGTAAAAAGCTTATCCTGGTTATGGGATAGCAGTATTTGCCCGCTGTAAAGGTCTTGAATTAGAATTCCTGCAAAAGCATTGAATTGCTCAATATCCTGTTCTATTACCGACTGACCTGATATCATAGGAGATACCAGACTAAAAACTATAACAATGGTAATAATAAATAATATGGTTCTCTTTATCAATTTGCTTTGCTCCTCCTGGCTGCACTTTCTCCTGCTAAAAAGCCAGTACTCCAGCATTCCTGCAGGTTATATCCTCCTGAAGGTCCATCTAAATCCAGAATTTCCCCTGCAAAATAGAGATTTTTAACCTTTTTAGAAACCATGGTACCAGGATCAACTTCTCTTAAAGAAACTCCTCCACAGGTAATCATAGCCCAGGGAAATCCCAGTAACTCAGTAGGTGTCAATTCCAGCTCTTTTAACAAATGCACTAATCGTTTTCTTTCTGATTTAGTAATATAATCCACTCTCTTGTCTTCTTCTATGTTAGATAATTGAATTATTACTGGTATTAAAGAAGCAGGAAGTAGCTTAGGCAACGAATTTTTAAACATACGACCTTTAAATTCCTGAAAATCCCTTTGTATCCTTTCTTCTAATTTTTTAAAATCCAGAGCAGGCTTTAAATCCAGCAAAAGTTTGACTTCCCCCTTTCTTAAATGCTGTTCAATATTATTGCTCATATCCATCACTATTGGTCCACTGATACCAAAGTGAGTGAATAGCAATTCGCCAAAGCGTTCATCATGTTTCTTTCCATCCTGGTATAATTGCAGAGAGATATTCTTTAAGGTTAACCCCTGTACCTCTTTTACCCATATTTCGGAAGTCTTCACTGGATTTAATGCTGGTAAGGGTTTAACTATGGTATGTCCCAACTTTTCTGCCCAACCATAACCATCACCAGTAGAACCGGTTTGGGGATAGGATTTACCACCGGTACAAAGAATAATCTTTTCTGAAAATATTTCTCCTCCCGTAAAGATTATTTTACATATCCCTGTACTATCCTGGGCTACCTCAATGGCACTAATCCTGGTATTATAATAAATCTTTACTCTTCCCTCTGATAAATACCCCGTTAAAATCTTTAATACATCTTGAGCATCTCCCTCTTTGGGAAAAATACGATTACCGCGTTCTACCTGCCAGATTAATCCCCGGGATTGAAAAAAATTTAATACCTCGCTTACTCCAAAACGTTCCAGTGCACTATATAAAAACCGACCATTTTTTCCAAATTTTTCAGCTAATTTCACCTTATCAAATTCATAATGAGTAAAATTACAACGACCTTTACCGGTAAGTAACAATTTCTTCCCTAAAGAGTCATTTCTTTCCAGCAGGACTACTCTGATTCCCAGTTCAGCCGCCCGACCAGCAGCTATCATACCTGCAGGGCCACCACCTAATACTGCTATATCAAAGTAGTTCTCCTTTTTATTCTTTATATTCTGCTCGGAATATTCCATTACTCTATACTTCTTTAACTTCGAAATAAAACGTTTTCCCTATGAAACATATTTGTTGCTGCTGCCAGGGCAAGCAAAGCAATACTAATGTTGCTTATCAGGGTAGCTGATATATGAGTCCAATTAACAGTACCCATTAATAATTCCTTAAAGACAAAACTATTGTTCAAAATGGGAATGAAAAATAGTTGTTTAGCTAATTCTATCCCCTGGCTTAAAGAAATCATGCCCAAAAAAATTGCTATCATATAAATCGGAGTTACATAAGTAGAAGCCTCTCTACTATTTCGGGCAAATATACCAATCAATATGAGTATGGCACTCGCTAATCCTACCAGGGGAGTTAAAATAAGCAAAAAAAGGAAAAACAAGGAAAAAGAAAAAGGTACCCTTATTATTGAAACTTCTCCTAGCATATAAGCTGGAGTTAGAAAAGC from Atribacterota bacterium carries:
- a CDS encoding D-alanyl-D-alanine carboxypeptidase gives rise to the protein MIKRTILFIITIVIVFSLVSPMISGQSVIEQDIEQFNAFAGILIQDLYSGQILLSHNQDKLFTPASLVKILTLLAALEVIGEEYRFPTFFYFSSTNPGEIQSNLYIKGSGDPTNSPEMIREIAQNFVNKYRIGQINGDLILDDFFFQKEEFLGRGWMWDDQNPLIGALAIKGYSAKEKYISYYDTMTMNWGEIFCSELLRLGIQIKGGIKIDQVKEDVSIKAIHYSDTLDNILVQMMKMSDNQSSEIIFRTLPLMVNSDQAFTIEQSITVLSELFYELFGMQWGEDYLIVDGCGLSEYNLLTPAQIVGFISYLYQKYGREILNFFASTEERGTIKNRFSFPLWAKTGSLPSASGLAGIFQTKSGRNIVFCLMENNFRGEKNNPKLWEDQIINYIYEKY
- a CDS encoding zinc metallopeptidase, producing MLTFKPIYLLLIVPVLLGWFAQWRLRRVYYYYLQIPNKKGKKGIEVAQNLLSFYRLNIPILQTNKQMVNYYNPQNRTLNFCRKIAETSSVTSLGIVAHEVEHVVQEHQGFQLMNLRNRMARILAIMGQLSPLVFVWGIFFRNIFLIYTGLFLLFGMVVFALVSLPVELNASNRALNSLQEIGLADQEEIKMVAIVLRHAAFTYFIGAAQRIGTFLFILLILAMLNRR
- a CDS encoding NAD(P)/FAD-dependent oxidoreductase; the encoded protein is MEYSEQNIKNKKENYFDIAVLGGGPAGMIAAGRAAELGIRVVLLERNDSLGKKLLLTGKGRCNFTHYEFDKVKLAEKFGKNGRFLYSALERFGVSEVLNFFQSRGLIWQVERGNRIFPKEGDAQDVLKILTGYLSEGRVKIYYNTRISAIEVAQDSTGICKIIFTGGEIFSEKIILCTGGKSYPQTGSTGDGYGWAEKLGHTIVKPLPALNPVKTSEIWVKEVQGLTLKNISLQLYQDGKKHDERFGELLFTHFGISGPIVMDMSNNIEQHLRKGEVKLLLDLKPALDFKKLEERIQRDFQEFKGRMFKNSLPKLLPASLIPVIIQLSNIEEDKRVDYITKSERKRLVHLLKELELTPTELLGFPWAMITCGGVSLREVDPGTMVSKKVKNLYFAGEILDLDGPSGGYNLQECWSTGFLAGESAARRSKAN